One Methylocystis sp. IM3 genomic region harbors:
- a CDS encoding AI-2E family transporter, with amino-acid sequence MTQAAGNADDQAQRRPNLATILVAFAIFVLVFHELRWVILPFVLAGLLAYLFNPLVERISARFEASRILGAAAVFVTLLTAAVVTIWIGARPLVTELERVATDLREILGRLAHGVFDDRTVTIFGINADANQIAEAATNGLRGWIGQTGRLLQLASVSFVALFGCILVFVLLFYLLAQGPQIMRSLLWLAPLDQRDTIEKVWARLGPLLWRYICGVLIVVAYAIVAAYVGLGLVLGLRHALFLALLTGFLEMIPVVGPGASALIAGLAAIGNATGIAPIIGYAIYAIALRLSIDQLLGPLVLGAAATLSPVTIIFCFLVGGALFGVSGVILAAPAAIALKTWVAVTRGETTLG; translated from the coding sequence ATGACGCAGGCGGCCGGGAATGCAGACGATCAGGCGCAGAGGCGTCCCAATCTCGCGACGATCCTTGTCGCCTTTGCGATCTTCGTGCTCGTTTTTCATGAATTGCGCTGGGTAATCCTGCCCTTCGTGCTTGCTGGCCTGCTCGCCTACCTCTTCAACCCCCTCGTTGAACGCATTTCGGCGAGGTTCGAGGCGTCGAGGATCCTGGGAGCGGCGGCCGTATTTGTGACGCTTCTCACAGCAGCAGTTGTAACGATCTGGATCGGCGCGCGCCCGCTGGTGACAGAGCTCGAACGCGTGGCGACAGATCTGCGCGAGATACTGGGCCGGCTTGCCCATGGCGTCTTTGACGACAGGACTGTCACCATCTTCGGCATCAACGCGGACGCAAACCAGATCGCCGAGGCGGCGACGAACGGTCTGCGTGGCTGGATCGGTCAGACCGGCCGTCTGCTGCAACTCGCGTCAGTGAGTTTCGTAGCGTTGTTCGGCTGCATTCTCGTCTTTGTCCTTCTGTTCTACCTGCTCGCCCAGGGTCCGCAGATCATGCGGAGCCTTCTCTGGCTCGCCCCGCTCGATCAGCGCGACACGATCGAGAAAGTCTGGGCGCGGCTAGGGCCGCTGCTGTGGCGCTATATTTGCGGCGTTCTGATCGTTGTCGCTTACGCAATCGTTGCGGCCTATGTCGGCCTTGGACTCGTGCTCGGCCTCAGACATGCGCTCTTTCTTGCTCTGCTCACGGGTTTTCTCGAGATGATCCCCGTTGTGGGACCTGGCGCTTCCGCTCTCATCGCCGGCCTGGCCGCAATCGGCAATGCGACAGGAATTGCTCCCATAATCGGCTATGCGATCTACGCAATTGCACTGCGCCTGTCGATTGACCAGCTTCTCGGCCCGCTGGTGCTCGGCGCCGCAGCGACGCTCAGTCCCGTGACGATCATCTTCTGCTTTCTCGTCGGCGGGGCGCTGTTCGGCGTGTCAGGCGTCATTCTCGCCGCGCCTGCGGCGATTGCGCTCAAGACATGGGTCGCGGTGACGCGCGGCGAAACCACGCTCGGATAG
- a CDS encoding LysM peptidoglycan-binding domain-containing protein, whose translation MAVVAYAVVHGSDKILTQRQTASGCLETVKLLEAQAEPDIHILDADGAEMSLGQIEELQKREVERKYIVATAVPASIQSPGKTGERLGNGGAISRAPLAAALLALVMLGLSIHALSHHGVEHVAPTQAAARKPAERNAGSAPPSGGRSAETAVGPEAPQPSKEAPVASETQAETYRIVAGDTLSGIARKIYHDPGRWRDIASANPGLNPNRLRPGAEIILPDLRRRATPR comes from the coding sequence ATGGCCGTCGTGGCTTATGCTGTCGTTCATGGAAGCGACAAGATCCTCACACAGCGCCAAACAGCTTCCGGATGCCTTGAAACGGTGAAGCTCCTCGAGGCGCAGGCGGAGCCAGACATTCACATTCTCGACGCGGATGGCGCGGAGATGAGCCTCGGCCAGATCGAGGAGCTGCAAAAAAGAGAAGTCGAACGCAAATATATCGTCGCGACAGCGGTACCTGCTTCGATCCAGTCGCCAGGAAAAACCGGTGAGCGTTTGGGGAATGGCGGCGCCATCAGCAGAGCGCCGCTCGCGGCCGCCCTGCTGGCTCTGGTGATGTTGGGCCTCTCGATCCATGCACTCAGCCATCACGGCGTCGAGCACGTCGCACCGACACAGGCGGCCGCAAGAAAACCCGCTGAGCGAAATGCCGGGTCTGCCCCGCCGTCTGGCGGTAGAAGCGCCGAAACGGCCGTTGGGCCCGAAGCTCCTCAGCCTTCCAAGGAAGCGCCCGTCGCAAGCGAGACGCAGGCGGAAACTTACAGAATTGTAGCCGGCGACACGCTCAGCGGCATTGCACGCAAAATTTATCACGATCCCGGTCGGTGGCGCGATATTGCGAGCGCAAATCCGGGCCTCAACCCCAATCGCCTTCGTCCCGGCGCCGAGATCATCCTGCCCGACCTTAGGCGGCGCGCGACTCCAAGGTAG
- a CDS encoding NADH-quinone oxidoreductase subunit D: MQAQTARTANGVPQRSFMLNFGPVHPAAHGVLRLILELDGEVVLRADPHVGFLHRGTEKLIEDKTYLQALPYFDRLDYVAPMNQEHGFCLAVEKLLGIEPPWRAQLIRVLFCEIGRLLSHLLNITTQASDVGALTPNLWGFEEREKLMCFYERASGARLHANYFRVGGVHQDLPAQLLEDIYAFCDPFLQVCDDLESILGENRVFKERNVGIGVITLDDAWALGFSGVMVRACGAPWDLRKTQPYECYEKLDFDIPIGSRGDCYDRYCVRMEEMRQSTGIMKQCVKKLLSREGMGPVVVLDHRIAPPKRRVMKRSMEAMIEQFKLYSEGHHVPEGEVYAAVEAPKGEFGVYLVSDGGNKPYRCKIRAPSFAHLQAMDRLSQGHMLADVSAIVGSLDIVFGEIDR, encoded by the coding sequence ATGCAGGCTCAGACCGCTCGGACCGCAAATGGCGTCCCTCAAAGAAGCTTCATGCTCAACTTCGGTCCAGTGCACCCAGCCGCACATGGGGTCTTGCGCCTGATACTGGAGCTTGATGGCGAAGTCGTTCTTAGGGCCGACCCACACGTCGGATTTCTGCATCGTGGAACGGAAAAGCTGATCGAGGACAAAACCTATTTGCAGGCGCTTCCCTATTTCGATCGCCTGGACTACGTGGCGCCGATGAATCAGGAACATGGATTTTGCCTCGCGGTCGAGAAATTGCTCGGCATCGAGCCGCCATGGCGCGCCCAGCTCATCCGTGTGCTGTTCTGTGAGATCGGGAGGCTTCTGTCGCATCTCCTGAACATCACCACCCAGGCGTCGGATGTCGGGGCGCTGACGCCGAACCTCTGGGGATTCGAGGAGCGCGAAAAGCTCATGTGCTTTTATGAGCGCGCATCGGGCGCTCGCCTCCATGCCAATTATTTCCGCGTGGGCGGCGTCCATCAGGATTTGCCAGCGCAATTGCTGGAGGACATCTACGCCTTTTGCGACCCGTTTCTCCAGGTCTGCGACGACCTCGAAAGCATCCTTGGAGAAAACCGTGTTTTCAAAGAGCGCAATGTCGGCATCGGCGTAATCACGCTCGACGACGCATGGGCGCTCGGTTTTTCGGGCGTTATGGTCCGGGCTTGCGGCGCGCCTTGGGACCTTCGCAAGACGCAGCCTTACGAATGCTACGAAAAACTGGATTTCGATATCCCGATCGGCTCGCGCGGCGATTGTTACGACCGATACTGCGTGCGCATGGAAGAGATGCGCCAATCGACGGGGATAATGAAACAATGCGTGAAAAAACTGCTGTCACGCGAAGGAATGGGGCCGGTTGTAGTCCTTGATCACAGGATCGCACCGCCAAAGCGCCGCGTGATGAAGCGCTCCATGGAGGCAATGATAGAGCAGTTCAAGCTCTATTCGGAAGGGCACCATGTGCCCGAGGGCGAGGTCTATGCCGCGGTGGAGGCCCCCAAGGGCGAATTCGGAGTCTATCTGGTTTCCGACGGCGGCAACAAGCCATACAGATGCAAGATCAGGGCTCCCTCATTTGCTCATTTACAGGCGATGGACCGGCTATCACAAGGACACATGCTCGCGGATGTCTCTGCGATCGTCGGATCGCTCGACATCGTCTTCGGCGAAATCGACAGATGA
- a CDS encoding MmgE/PrpD family protein, translated as MTEVVELADFVARAHFSDISAAALTQLKIRILDTIGVAIGAIGAGPPAAIRRLTEQLGGAPLSTLIGGGATAPDRAAFYNGALSRYLDFMDSYIAQGETCHPSDNLAPVMAAAEMAGANGAEFLTALAVAYQVQTRLSDVAPVRRKGFDHTTQGAYAVAAGVAKALRLPRDQIANAIAISGTANVALRVARTGALSNWKGLAYPNMAMAATHASLLAAHGVTGPPMVFEGNKGFKETISGPFEIDWRHEDLESVLKTVIKKHNAEIHAQTAIEAALDIRARPGFRLEAIRAVRLETFAVAYHIIGGGEEGDKHLVRTKEEADHSLPYMLAVALIDGALMPEQFARSRIVAPDVQHILRKVTVTPIAAFTALFPNKLPARLEIEMDDGSIFMARRDDYRGFYTTPFAWADAREKCDLVVSRIASPGWSGAVAEVVSSLDERPFADLIALLEKPTNR; from the coding sequence GTGACTGAAGTCGTCGAATTGGCGGACTTTGTAGCGCGCGCACATTTTTCTGACATCAGCGCGGCGGCGCTGACGCAGCTGAAGATTCGTATTCTCGACACTATCGGCGTCGCCATTGGAGCCATCGGCGCCGGACCTCCGGCGGCGATCCGACGCTTGACGGAACAGCTGGGCGGCGCCCCGCTCTCGACCCTCATCGGCGGGGGCGCGACGGCTCCCGATCGGGCGGCCTTCTACAATGGCGCGCTCAGCCGCTATCTCGACTTCATGGACAGTTACATTGCTCAGGGCGAAACATGCCACCCCTCCGACAATCTCGCGCCTGTAATGGCTGCTGCTGAGATGGCGGGTGCGAACGGGGCGGAATTTCTCACGGCCCTGGCGGTCGCCTATCAGGTTCAGACGCGCCTCAGTGACGTGGCTCCGGTGCGCCGCAAAGGTTTCGACCATACGACACAGGGCGCCTATGCAGTGGCGGCCGGCGTCGCCAAAGCGTTGCGGCTGCCGCGTGACCAGATCGCGAATGCAATTGCAATCAGCGGAACCGCGAACGTCGCCCTCAGGGTCGCGCGAACCGGCGCGTTATCCAATTGGAAGGGGCTTGCCTATCCCAATATGGCGATGGCCGCTACCCATGCGTCGCTTCTTGCGGCTCATGGCGTCACCGGACCGCCTATGGTTTTCGAAGGAAACAAGGGCTTCAAGGAGACGATCAGCGGGCCGTTCGAGATCGACTGGCGACATGAAGATCTCGAAAGCGTCCTGAAAACGGTGATCAAGAAACACAACGCCGAAATACACGCGCAGACCGCGATCGAAGCGGCGCTGGACATCCGCGCGCGGCCTGGCTTCCGCCTCGAGGCGATCAGAGCCGTTCGCCTCGAGACGTTCGCGGTCGCCTATCATATCATCGGCGGCGGCGAGGAAGGCGACAAGCATCTGGTGCGGACGAAGGAAGAGGCGGATCATAGCCTGCCTTATATGCTGGCCGTCGCGCTTATCGACGGCGCACTGATGCCCGAGCAGTTCGCGCGTTCGCGCATTGTCGCACCGGATGTGCAGCACATTCTGCGCAAAGTGACTGTGACGCCCATCGCCGCCTTCACGGCCTTGTTTCCAAATAAGCTCCCGGCGCGACTCGAGATCGAAATGGACGATGGTTCGATCTTCATGGCGCGGCGCGACGACTACCGTGGTTTCTATACGACGCCTTTCGCTTGGGCCGACGCGCGCGAGAAATGTGATCTCGTCGTGAGCCGCATCGCTTCACCGGGTTGGTCCGGCGCGGTGGCCGAGGTGGTCTCGAGTCTCGACGAACGACCCTTTGCCGATCTGATCGCACTCCTCGAGAAGCCAACGAACCGGTGA